Proteins found in one Holophagales bacterium genomic segment:
- a CDS encoding glycosyltransferase family 39 protein translates to MLGLLAGGSPAVLIVSELALGATCLVVSARAKVVPLLPDSRDPILATATGATGLVFALSVALLGFSRHAVPFGGWDSWSIWTLHARFLHRGRTGAWVDMFSPLIGWSHPDYPLLVPATIARTWSITGSEGAFVPWFVALVSTLGLPLLVFGVLRRIRGPLVGAIGALAIVASPRIVRIGAEQYADVPLAGAFAATIAFLTLAGGAGSRRTALLVLAGVTASVAAWTKNEGAPFAIAAIALSPFLGTGSAPASRFRDAAAVLAGALPGLVALGLYRAFLAPAETVFGGAFAGLARKCLDAERHRFVLAAARAEILEHYALVLGLLALAVLLLGPATRPERNAAFPGLGLVAIQAAVYYAVYIVTPLDQQWHTSNSIHRLFVQLAPSGILGLLLLAAEPGRGHPPPRAGAPA, encoded by the coding sequence GTGCTGGGCCTTCTGGCCGGAGGAAGCCCCGCCGTACTCATCGTCTCCGAGCTCGCACTGGGGGCCACCTGCCTCGTCGTCTCGGCCCGGGCGAAGGTCGTCCCCCTGCTTCCGGACTCCCGCGATCCGATCCTCGCGACCGCGACGGGGGCCACCGGCCTCGTCTTCGCCCTCTCCGTCGCTCTCCTCGGGTTCTCGCGTCACGCCGTTCCATTCGGCGGCTGGGATTCCTGGTCGATCTGGACCCTCCACGCCCGGTTCCTCCACCGGGGACGGACGGGGGCGTGGGTCGACATGTTCTCGCCGTTGATCGGCTGGAGCCATCCCGACTACCCCCTCCTCGTTCCCGCGACGATCGCCCGCACGTGGTCGATCACGGGCAGCGAGGGAGCGTTCGTGCCGTGGTTCGTCGCACTCGTCTCGACGCTCGGTCTGCCGCTCCTCGTCTTCGGCGTCCTCCGGCGAATCCGGGGCCCCCTCGTGGGGGCGATCGGGGCTCTCGCGATCGTCGCGTCGCCCCGAATCGTCCGGATCGGGGCAGAACAGTACGCGGACGTCCCCCTCGCGGGGGCCTTCGCGGCGACGATCGCGTTCCTGACTCTCGCAGGGGGTGCCGGGAGCCGCCGGACGGCGCTGCTCGTCCTCGCCGGGGTGACGGCGAGCGTCGCCGCCTGGACGAAGAACGAAGGCGCTCCCTTTGCGATCGCCGCGATCGCCCTGTCGCCCTTCCTCGGCACGGGGTCGGCGCCCGCCTCCCGGTTCCGCGACGCTGCCGCCGTCCTCGCTGGCGCCCTCCCGGGCCTGGTGGCGCTCGGGCTTTACCGGGCCTTCCTCGCCCCTGCCGAGACGGTCTTCGGCGGCGCGTTCGCCGGCCTCGCCCGCAAGTGCCTCGACGCGGAACGCCACCGCTTCGTTCTCGCGGCCGCCCGCGCGGAGATCCTCGAGCACTACGCCCTCGTCCTCGGCCTGCTCGCGCTGGCCGTTCTGCTGCTCGGTCCGGCCACCCGCCCGGAACGGAACGCCGCCTTTCCGGGTCTCGGGCTCGTCGCGATCCAGGCCGCCGTCTACTACGCCGTCTATATCGTCACCCCGCTCGACCAGCAGTGGCACACCTCGAACTCCATCCACAGGCTCTTCGTGCAGCTGGCCCCGTCCGGAATCCTCGGACTGCTGCTGCTCGCGGCGGAGCCCGGCCGCGGGCACCCCCCTCCCCGCGCCGGCGCGCCAGCCTGA
- a CDS encoding fumarylacetoacetate hydrolase family protein, with product MLPGAGLIDLGRASETFRGLSVLDIVRRNEELLPEALFLSTGEASLPSGSLLREDEVRLLAPLPRPVSVRDGYAFRQHVETARRNRSLPMIPEFDEFPVFYFTNALAVIGPGELRVGRRRLEKLDFELECFVVIGKRVTNPTLEEADAAILGYGVMNDLSARTLQMEEMKLNLGPAKGKDFATAIGPWLVTKDELASRISPSPRGNVLHARMTAHVNGVQVSDGNVAQMSWTFAQIVQRAADGVTLEPGEVIGSGTVGTGCFLELNGSGITKDQWLRPGDVVSLAIDGLGTLANTIVEDPAR from the coding sequence ATGCTCCCCGGGGCGGGGCTCATCGACCTCGGCCGGGCCTCCGAGACCTTTCGCGGCCTCTCCGTTCTCGACATCGTCCGGCGAAACGAGGAGCTCCTCCCGGAGGCGCTCTTCCTCTCGACCGGGGAGGCGTCGCTCCCGAGCGGCAGCCTCCTCCGGGAGGACGAGGTCCGCCTCCTCGCGCCGCTGCCGCGGCCCGTCTCGGTGCGCGACGGCTACGCCTTCCGGCAGCACGTCGAGACGGCCCGCCGGAACCGCAGCCTCCCGATGATCCCGGAGTTCGACGAGTTTCCCGTCTTCTACTTCACGAACGCCCTCGCCGTCATCGGGCCGGGCGAGCTGCGCGTCGGGCGGCGCCGCCTGGAGAAGCTCGACTTCGAGCTGGAGTGCTTCGTCGTGATCGGCAAACGCGTCACGAACCCGACCCTCGAGGAAGCGGACGCTGCGATCCTCGGGTACGGCGTCATGAACGACCTCTCGGCGCGCACCCTCCAGATGGAGGAGATGAAGCTGAACCTCGGGCCGGCCAAGGGGAAGGACTTCGCGACCGCGATCGGCCCCTGGCTCGTCACGAAGGACGAGCTCGCGAGCCGGATCTCGCCCTCGCCGAGGGGCAACGTCCTCCACGCCCGGATGACGGCGCACGTCAACGGCGTCCAGGTCTCCGACGGAAACGTCGCCCAGATGAGCTGGACCTTCGCCCAGATCGTTCAGCGCGCCGCCGACGGCGTGACGCTCGAGCCGGGAGAAGTGATCGGCTCGGGGACGGTCGGCACCGGCTGCTTCCTCGAGCTGAACGGCTCGGGAATCACGAAGGACCAGTGGCTGCGCCCCGGCGACGTCGTGAGCCTCGCGATCGACGGCCTCGGGACGCTGGCGAACACGATCGTCGAGGACCCCGCGAGATGA
- a CDS encoding DinB family protein, whose product MKDDLFALQDYNLWANRLLLESLAPLTHEEYVREMGGGWPSIRASLVHLAGATRAWAERFEGRDATVLPAVDEVATLVDAARMLNDADARISAFLATLTPERLLAPLAWRNLKREEKAAPLWAVLRHTVNHASYHRGQIAAMLKRLGGRPLATDLVRWAIERHETGAFED is encoded by the coding sequence ATGAAGGACGACCTCTTCGCGCTCCAGGACTACAACCTCTGGGCGAACCGGCTCCTCCTCGAGTCGCTCGCGCCCCTGACGCACGAGGAGTACGTCCGCGAGATGGGTGGCGGCTGGCCCTCGATCCGTGCCTCGCTCGTCCACCTCGCGGGCGCGACCCGCGCGTGGGCGGAGCGGTTCGAGGGGCGGGACGCGACGGTCCTCCCGGCCGTCGACGAGGTCGCGACCCTCGTCGACGCCGCACGGATGCTGAACGACGCGGACGCGCGGATCTCGGCGTTCCTCGCGACGCTGACCCCGGAGCGTCTCCTGGCGCCGCTCGCGTGGAGGAACCTGAAGAGGGAAGAGAAGGCGGCCCCCCTCTGGGCCGTCCTCCGTCACACCGTGAACCACGCCTCCTACCACCGCGGCCAGATCGCCGCGATGCTCAAGCGGCTGGGCGGAAGACCGCTCGCCACCGACCTCGTCCGGTGGGCGATCGAGCGCCACGAGACCGGCGCCTTCGAGGACTGA
- a CDS encoding 1-acyl-sn-glycerol-3-phosphate acyltransferase has protein sequence MIESSFDRLVRRGMILAIGNLLTPVYFRWLNSVKAEGVDVLKALPRRNVIFLSNHQTYFTEAIAFYDLFYIVHDMPYEDPHLRFSAATETMKKNLLTQILTYAGGVTFRRSFREAGKEVNRPVDLEGIGKIEEAIATGWLLHFPTGTTQHHAPIRPGIAQLLHRTKPIAVPVRVDGFRDLLLHKQFPGRTGKSPTIRFFPPMDLDAFYAAPFDKETGRKVIAELGTLILDPA, from the coding sequence GTGATCGAGTCCTCCTTCGACCGCCTCGTGAGGCGCGGGATGATCCTCGCGATCGGGAATCTCCTCACGCCGGTCTACTTCCGCTGGCTGAACTCCGTGAAGGCCGAAGGGGTCGACGTCCTGAAGGCGCTCCCCCGCAGGAACGTCATCTTCCTGTCGAATCACCAGACCTACTTCACCGAGGCGATCGCTTTCTACGACCTCTTCTACATCGTCCACGACATGCCCTACGAGGACCCGCACCTGCGGTTCTCGGCGGCGACCGAGACGATGAAGAAGAACCTCCTGACGCAGATCCTGACCTACGCGGGCGGGGTCACGTTCCGGAGGTCCTTCCGCGAGGCGGGCAAGGAGGTCAACCGGCCGGTCGACCTCGAAGGAATCGGCAAGATCGAGGAGGCGATCGCCACGGGCTGGCTCCTCCACTTCCCCACGGGGACGACGCAGCACCACGCGCCGATCCGTCCCGGGATCGCACAGCTCCTCCACCGCACGAAGCCGATCGCCGTCCCCGTGCGCGTCGACGGCTTCCGCGACCTGCTCCTCCACAAGCAGTTCCCCGGCCGGACCGGAAAGAGCCCGACGATCCGCTTCTTCCCGCCGATGGACCTCGACGCGTTCTATGCCGCGCCGTTCGACAAGGAGACGGGCCGGAAGGTCATCGCGGAACTCGGGACGCTCATCCTGGACCCGGCGTAG
- the ispH gene encoding 4-hydroxy-3-methylbut-2-enyl diphosphate reductase, with the protein MDVVLAEKYGFCAGVRVADKLVRIAAAKGQTGAILGQVVHNESVEREMATLGFPTVHRLEEAREHAGRIVFSAHGVAPSVRAEAASLGLAAIDTTCKFVTDIHREISRSLDDGCFIAVLGQKGHREVIGYTKDLDPQRYGIFYDIEEVKAFPWEAHPKVKIVFQTTLSAERFSEHVSDLRRRVPDLRIADTICYATKENQDALRVLCADPSIDAIVVIGGQHSKNTKELVKIAGESKPTIFVGTAADLDPAAFAGMRKVGVTAGASTPDYDVEAVVERLRAVG; encoded by the coding sequence GTGGACGTCGTCCTCGCCGAGAAGTACGGGTTCTGCGCCGGGGTCAGGGTCGCCGACAAGCTCGTCCGGATCGCTGCGGCGAAGGGACAGACGGGCGCGATCCTGGGCCAGGTCGTCCACAACGAGAGCGTCGAGCGGGAGATGGCCACGCTCGGCTTCCCCACGGTTCACCGGCTCGAGGAGGCGCGGGAGCACGCGGGGCGGATCGTCTTCTCCGCCCACGGCGTCGCGCCGTCGGTCCGGGCCGAGGCGGCCTCGCTCGGGCTCGCGGCCATCGACACGACGTGCAAGTTCGTGACCGACATCCACCGGGAGATCTCCCGTTCGCTCGACGACGGGTGCTTCATCGCGGTCCTCGGGCAGAAGGGGCACCGCGAGGTCATCGGGTACACGAAGGACCTCGATCCGCAGCGGTACGGAATCTTCTACGACATCGAGGAGGTGAAGGCGTTCCCGTGGGAGGCGCACCCGAAGGTCAAGATCGTCTTCCAGACGACCCTCAGCGCCGAACGATTCTCCGAGCACGTCTCGGACCTGCGACGCCGCGTCCCCGACCTGAGGATCGCCGACACGATCTGCTACGCGACGAAGGAGAACCAGGACGCCCTGCGCGTCCTCTGCGCCGACCCCTCGATCGACGCCATCGTCGTCATCGGCGGGCAGCACTCGAAGAACACGAAGGAGCTCGTGAAGATCGCGGGAGAGAGCAAGCCGACGATCTTCGTCGGGACGGCCGCGGATCTCGACCCTGCGGCTTTCGCCGGGATGCGGAAGGTGGGCGTGACGGCCGGCGCCTCGACACCCGACTACGACGTCGAGGCGGTCGTGGAGAGGCTCCGGGCGGTCGGCTGA